A DNA window from Niabella yanshanensis contains the following coding sequences:
- a CDS encoding HYC_CC_PP family protein, with product MKKITLFILISCYMLMTTGVVAVSHYCMDRLASVSLFAAKEKQCGKCGMEKEQHSCCNDEETLVKGDTDHNKTPLYVYNLPALDEMPVIITDFLLTTLLNGNNHLDNQRHSPPLPDNDLYLANNVFRI from the coding sequence ATGAAGAAAATCACATTGTTCATATTGATTTCCTGCTATATGCTGATGACCACGGGAGTGGTTGCAGTATCGCATTACTGTATGGACCGTTTGGCATCGGTTAGCCTTTTTGCTGCCAAAGAAAAACAATGCGGTAAGTGTGGAATGGAGAAAGAGCAGCATAGCTGCTGCAACGACGAGGAAACCTTGGTAAAAGGAGATACGGACCACAATAAAACCCCTTTATACGTATATAATCTCCCGGCACTGGATGAAATGCCGGTAATTATAACCGACTTTTTGCTGACCACCCTTTTAAATGGCAACAATCATTTAGACAATCAAAGACATTCACCTCCCCTGCCGGATAATGATCTTTATCTGGCTAATAATGTTTTCAGAATATAG
- a CDS encoding heavy-metal-associated domain-containing protein has protein sequence MKTLQLFLLACLFTIVSNNEALAQSKKTETFDVAGNCGMCKSNIEKAAKSAGASYAAWDVDSKKLTIKFANNTSAAKIQEKIAEAGYDNAGAKASDESYNKLHGCCQYERKAVSANKKMDCCSNPAEQACCKESQAKDCCKKS, from the coding sequence ATGAAAACATTACAATTATTTCTTTTAGCATGTCTTTTCACCATCGTTTCCAATAACGAAGCACTGGCTCAATCTAAAAAAACTGAAACTTTTGATGTTGCGGGTAACTGCGGTATGTGCAAATCAAACATAGAGAAAGCTGCGAAATCTGCAGGTGCGTCTTATGCCGCATGGGATGTAGACTCAAAAAAGCTGACTATTAAATTTGCAAACAATACAAGCGCCGCCAAAATTCAGGAAAAAATTGCCGAAGCCGGTTACGATAATGCAGGCGCTAAGGCTTCTGATGAATCTTATAATAAATTACACGGATGTTGTCAATATGAAAGAAAGGCTGTAAGTGCCAACAAAAAAATGGACTGCTGCAGCAACCCTGCAGAACAGGCTTGTTGCAAAGAGTCTCAGGCTAAAGATTGCTGCAAAAAATCATAA
- a CDS encoding heavy-metal-associated domain-containing protein, which produces MKKLIFFLIIAVSMIQANAQFSKATLQANGLTCALCSNAINKSLQKVGFVESVKSDIKNTAFNIQFKQGSEVNVDQIRKAVEEAGFSVGSLKLTGDFNNLKVENDQHHKIGNANFHFVKVKDQVLNGEQTITIVDKNFVSDKTFKAMKAATQKDCINTGKASHCCSDVAQGARIYHTTI; this is translated from the coding sequence ATGAAAAAACTCATCTTTTTTCTGATTATTGCCGTAAGCATGATACAGGCAAATGCACAATTTTCAAAAGCTACGTTACAGGCCAACGGGCTTACCTGCGCCTTATGTAGCAACGCCATTAATAAATCGCTTCAGAAAGTAGGCTTTGTTGAATCGGTAAAGTCGGATATTAAGAATACCGCTTTTAATATTCAATTCAAACAGGGCAGCGAAGTAAACGTAGACCAGATCCGGAAGGCAGTGGAAGAAGCAGGGTTTTCGGTAGGCAGCTTAAAGCTGACCGGCGATTTTAATAACCTGAAGGTGGAAAATGACCAACATCACAAAATAGGTAACGCTAATTTCCACTTTGTGAAGGTTAAAGACCAGGTGTTGAATGGCGAGCAAACTATCACCATTGTTGATAAAAACTTTGTGAGCGACAAAACATTTAAAGCCATGAAAGCCGCTACCCAAAAAGATTGCATCAACACTGGGAAAGCGTCTCATTGCTGCAGCGATGTAGCTCAAGGCGCGCGGATTTATCATACCACCATTTAA
- a CDS encoding trifunctional MMPL family transporter/lysophospholipid acyltransferase/class I SAM-dependent methyltransferase yields the protein MQNIFLSIYNFFCRNKAALYIVFVSTLALFAFFALRVKFEEDVYAIIPKDAKTEKLTEVFGNSKFADKLVVMVSLKDSSTAKPDQLVKYADVFAEALRQRAEPFIKNIRYKIDEAFTYSLFESIQQHLPVFLTEADYKKIDTLLQPAELSKSMSRSSSILGIPASNPIKNIVLNDPSGISFLALKKLQQLQYEDNFTLHNNHFVTKDKKTLLLFLAPSFAAGNTGKNQQFFRIIDHTVDSLNKAGFADIQTQYFGGAVVSQSNAAQLRKDTLLTQGVTVLFLIVFLGIYFRKKRAPLLILMPVIYGAAFSLAAIYFIKGSISVIALGTGSIVLGIAVNYSLHVFNHSRHHPDIKEVIRDLSFPLTIGSITTILGFLSLQYAASDMLKDLGLFAGFSLIGAAVCSLVFLPHFIRSDKTRIVKTSWLDQISSIRLESNKWLVAGIIVITIVLYPFAKKVGFEPDMMQLNYMSPKLKQAEATMNSISGAALKSVYIVSEGNNLDDALEKNESLQSQVAGLKAKGLINTSSGVSDLFMSDSLQRLRINRWNAYWTPEKKQQVLSLATLLAPASGFTVDGLENFRALLNRPYEPVTTQKLQPLRSSFLDDYLTEQNNKASVVTLIKVPEQHKPRVLAELERRPDAIVLDRQYLTSRLTQMVNDDFNRIAWIISIIVATMLLLTYGRIELMLMSFIPMAISWIWILGIMSVCGIQFNIVNIIISALIFGLGDDYSLFVMDGLLNEYKTGKKNLASYKSSILLSAITTVAGLGVLIFAKHPALRSIAFISVTGILCVVIMSQILIPFFFSMVIKKRIDKGFHPWTLWSWSRSVFSFFYFGFVSVLLTILGLFLIKLKVVGYKKGKFIYHYLLSKFCMSVLYIMGNFKKRQINLQGENFDKPAVVIANHQSFLDILQMAMLNPRLILLTNRWVWNSPVFGWAIKMADFYPVANGVENSVDLLNTQVQQGYSISVFPEGTRTSQPPMKRFHKGAFYLAEQLKLDMVPVLFHGLGYTMTKGDFLLKNGPVTAKYLPRIKADDASWGTTYQERTKNISRYFKEQHEALTKELEQPAYFKEHLFFNYIYKGPVLEWYLKIKLKLENYYQPFHELLPNEGRFLDLGCGYGFMCYTLHWASQGRRLFTGVDYDEDKIATAQHCFSRTEALQFVRGDIATHPLEKYNGIIISDVLHYLQPIAQEQVIAQAIDSLLPRGILIIRDGDADLKEKHKGTKFTELLSTKIFSFNKTTNQLHFLSGKMIEALAIKKEVTLQRIDHTKYTSNVIWVIRK from the coding sequence ATGCAAAATATCTTTTTATCCATATACAACTTCTTCTGCAGGAACAAAGCCGCCCTGTATATTGTATTCGTTAGTACATTGGCGTTGTTTGCATTTTTTGCTTTGCGGGTAAAGTTTGAAGAAGATGTTTACGCGATCATTCCGAAAGATGCGAAAACAGAAAAGCTCACCGAGGTATTTGGCAATTCAAAATTTGCCGACAAACTGGTAGTAATGGTGTCGTTGAAAGACAGCAGTACAGCAAAGCCCGATCAATTAGTAAAGTATGCAGATGTATTTGCTGAAGCGCTCAGGCAAAGGGCAGAACCGTTTATCAAAAATATACGGTACAAAATTGATGAAGCATTTACCTACTCACTTTTTGAAAGCATACAACAACACTTACCGGTATTTTTAACGGAAGCTGATTATAAGAAAATAGATACGCTGTTGCAGCCGGCTGAGTTAAGTAAATCCATGAGCCGCAGCAGCTCTATTCTGGGTATTCCTGCTTCCAATCCTATTAAGAATATCGTGTTGAATGATCCTTCGGGCATTTCATTCCTGGCTTTAAAAAAGCTACAGCAATTACAATATGAGGATAATTTTACATTACACAACAATCATTTTGTAACAAAAGATAAAAAGACACTGCTTCTTTTCCTGGCGCCTTCTTTTGCGGCTGGTAATACGGGTAAGAACCAGCAATTCTTCCGTATTATAGATCATACTGTTGATAGCTTGAATAAGGCGGGCTTTGCTGATATCCAAACCCAGTACTTTGGAGGAGCAGTGGTGTCGCAAAGTAATGCCGCTCAGCTGCGAAAAGATACTTTACTAACACAGGGTGTAACCGTACTTTTTTTAATAGTATTCCTGGGCATTTACTTTAGAAAGAAGCGCGCACCATTACTCATATTAATGCCTGTAATTTACGGTGCTGCTTTTTCATTAGCTGCTATTTATTTTATTAAAGGAAGTATTTCTGTGATTGCATTGGGTACGGGATCTATTGTACTGGGTATTGCGGTTAATTATTCCTTACATGTATTCAACCATAGCCGTCATCATCCCGACATTAAAGAAGTGATCAGGGACCTCTCCTTTCCGCTTACTATTGGAAGCATCACTACTATATTGGGCTTTCTCAGCTTGCAATATGCAGCATCCGATATGTTGAAAGACCTGGGCCTGTTTGCAGGTTTCAGTCTGATAGGCGCGGCGGTGTGTTCGCTGGTGTTCTTACCTCATTTTATCCGTTCCGACAAAACCCGTATCGTAAAAACATCCTGGCTGGATCAAATCTCTTCTATCAGGCTGGAGTCTAATAAATGGTTGGTAGCCGGCATTATTGTCATTACTATCGTGCTCTATCCTTTTGCAAAAAAGGTAGGTTTTGAGCCCGATATGATGCAGTTGAATTATATGTCGCCCAAGCTGAAGCAGGCAGAAGCTACAATGAACAGCATCAGCGGAGCGGCCTTAAAATCGGTATACATTGTAAGTGAGGGTAACAACCTTGACGATGCTTTAGAGAAAAATGAATCATTGCAAAGCCAGGTAGCCGGCCTTAAAGCAAAAGGGTTAATCAATACCAGTTCTGGCGTGTCCGATCTTTTTATGTCTGATAGTTTGCAGCGGTTGAGAATTAACAGGTGGAATGCCTACTGGACACCAGAGAAAAAGCAACAGGTACTCTCTCTTGCTACCCTATTAGCCCCCGCTTCGGGATTCACCGTAGATGGCCTCGAAAATTTCAGGGCATTATTGAACCGGCCCTACGAGCCGGTTACTACGCAAAAGCTACAGCCGCTACGTAGTAGCTTCCTGGATGACTACCTCACGGAGCAAAATAACAAGGCTTCGGTTGTAACATTGATCAAAGTGCCCGAGCAACATAAACCCCGGGTGTTAGCTGAATTGGAGCGCCGACCAGATGCAATAGTGCTGGACCGGCAATACCTTACCTCCCGGCTTACCCAAATGGTTAATGATGATTTCAATAGGATTGCCTGGATCATCTCCATTATAGTAGCTACGATGCTGCTGTTGACCTATGGGCGAATTGAGCTGATGTTGATGTCTTTTATACCAATGGCCATCAGCTGGATCTGGATATTGGGTATCATGTCAGTTTGTGGTATCCAGTTCAATATCGTTAATATCATTATTTCGGCTTTGATCTTTGGTTTGGGAGATGACTATAGTTTGTTTGTAATGGACGGATTGCTGAACGAATACAAAACAGGAAAGAAGAACCTGGCATCCTACAAATCTTCTATTCTGCTGTCCGCTATTACTACTGTAGCCGGTTTAGGAGTATTGATCTTTGCTAAACATCCGGCCCTTAGATCTATTGCATTTATATCGGTTACCGGTATTCTTTGTGTGGTGATCATGTCGCAGATCCTGATCCCATTCTTCTTTTCCATGGTGATTAAGAAAAGAATAGACAAAGGCTTTCATCCCTGGACACTCTGGAGCTGGAGCCGGTCTGTATTCTCTTTCTTCTACTTTGGCTTTGTAAGTGTATTGCTCACCATTTTAGGTTTGTTCCTGATAAAGCTTAAAGTTGTCGGATATAAAAAAGGTAAGTTTATTTACCATTACCTCTTGTCCAAATTTTGCATGTCCGTATTATACATTATGGGCAATTTTAAAAAGCGGCAGATCAATTTGCAAGGCGAAAATTTCGACAAGCCGGCTGTGGTAATTGCCAATCACCAATCCTTCCTGGACATATTGCAAATGGCCATGTTAAATCCACGCCTGATCTTATTAACCAATCGTTGGGTTTGGAACTCCCCCGTTTTTGGTTGGGCCATTAAGATGGCGGACTTTTATCCTGTTGCCAATGGAGTTGAAAACAGCGTGGACTTATTGAATACACAGGTACAACAGGGATATTCCATATCGGTTTTCCCTGAAGGTACCCGGACTTCTCAACCCCCTATGAAGCGCTTTCATAAAGGCGCATTCTATTTGGCCGAACAATTAAAGCTGGATATGGTACCGGTGCTATTTCATGGGTTAGGATATACGATGACGAAGGGTGATTTCTTACTGAAGAACGGACCGGTTACTGCAAAATATTTGCCGAGGATAAAAGCGGATGATGCAAGCTGGGGAACTACCTACCAGGAAAGGACGAAAAATATTTCCAGGTATTTTAAAGAGCAGCATGAAGCGTTAACAAAAGAGCTGGAGCAGCCGGCTTATTTTAAAGAACATCTGTTTTTTAATTATATCTATAAAGGGCCCGTACTGGAATGGTATTTAAAAATAAAGCTGAAGCTGGAAAACTACTACCAGCCCTTTCATGAGTTGCTACCAAACGAAGGCCGGTTTTTAGACCTCGGCTGTGGTTATGGCTTTATGTGCTATACCCTGCATTGGGCCAGCCAGGGAAGGCGATTATTTACAGGGGTGGACTATGATGAAGATAAAATAGCCACCGCACAGCATTGTTTTAGCAGGACAGAAGCCCTCCAATTTGTACGGGGAGATATCGCAACCCACCCCTTAGAAAAATATAATGGTATTATCATCAGCGACGTACTGCATTATTTACAACCTATAGCCCAGGAGCAGGTAATAGCGCAGGCGATCGATAGCCTGCTTCCGCGAGGTATACTCATTATCCGGGATGGAGATGCCGACCTGAAAGAAAAGCATAAAGGCACAAAATTCACTGAGCTACTGTCTACGAAAATATTCTCGTTCAATAAGACCACTAATCAGCTTCATTTTCTTTCGGGTAAAATGATTGAAGCGCTCGCCATAAAAAAAGAAGTGACTTTGCAGAGAATAGATCATACAAAGTACACTTCTAATGTTATCTGGGTTATCAGGAAATAG
- a CDS encoding DUF2062 domain-containing protein — protein sequence MGNESKIATDEVSRAFTDLRVCVVIPTYNNAATIATVISDTLQYTNHIIVVNDGSTDDTANIVEGFEAITVVSYLPNQGKGMALRTGFKKAVELGYEHAITIDSDGQHFAKDLPLFIEKLKTEGPALVMGARNMDTADNVPGKSSFGNQFSNFWYKVETGIELPDTQTGYRLYPLSPISKMKFFTRKYEFEIEVIVRLAWAGVKVSSIPITVYYPPKEERISHFRPFKDFTRISIVNTVLVTICFFYIWPRDFIRKFYKNKNWKRELRQILLKPGETDIKKANAIAFGGFMGIIPIWGFQLLVGVFLAHLFKLNKALFVLAAHISFAPMIPVIVFLSYKMGKPFMGSRAVDISLNKQLTLSKIGQNLEQYIYGSLLLAIIVAVVFWLLTFILLKVYRSAKNS from the coding sequence GTGGGCAATGAATCAAAAATAGCAACGGATGAGGTATCCCGGGCTTTTACAGACCTTAGGGTGTGTGTAGTCATACCAACCTATAATAATGCGGCTACAATTGCCACAGTTATTTCAGATACTTTACAGTATACGAATCATATAATTGTGGTAAATGATGGCTCCACCGACGATACCGCAAATATTGTCGAAGGGTTTGAGGCTATTACCGTTGTGTCCTACCTGCCTAACCAGGGGAAGGGGATGGCGCTAAGAACCGGGTTTAAAAAAGCTGTAGAACTTGGTTATGAGCACGCTATTACTATTGACTCCGATGGGCAGCACTTCGCCAAAGACCTGCCTCTTTTTATTGAAAAACTAAAAACAGAGGGCCCGGCCCTGGTTATGGGCGCCCGCAACATGGATACGGCGGATAACGTACCGGGGAAAAGCAGTTTTGGCAATCAATTCAGTAATTTCTGGTATAAGGTTGAAACTGGTATTGAATTACCTGATACACAAACCGGCTACCGGCTGTACCCTTTGAGTCCTATCAGTAAAATGAAGTTTTTTACCCGTAAGTACGAGTTTGAAATAGAAGTAATTGTAAGACTGGCATGGGCAGGCGTAAAGGTGAGCTCAATTCCCATAACGGTTTATTATCCGCCCAAAGAAGAACGAATCAGCCATTTCAGACCGTTTAAAGATTTTACCCGGATCAGCATCGTTAATACTGTGTTGGTGACCATCTGTTTTTTTTATATCTGGCCACGGGATTTTATCAGGAAGTTTTATAAAAACAAGAACTGGAAACGGGAGCTAAGGCAAATACTGCTAAAACCCGGGGAAACCGATATTAAAAAGGCGAATGCCATCGCGTTCGGGGGCTTTATGGGCATTATTCCAATTTGGGGGTTTCAGTTGCTCGTAGGAGTTTTCTTAGCCCACTTGTTTAAATTGAACAAAGCGCTTTTTGTGCTGGCTGCGCACATCAGTTTTGCGCCTATGATCCCGGTAATAGTTTTTTTAAGCTACAAAATGGGTAAGCCTTTTATGGGTAGCCGGGCGGTGGATATATCGCTGAACAAACAGCTTACACTTTCTAAAATTGGCCAAAACCTGGAGCAATATATCTATGGTAGTTTGTTGCTTGCTATAATTGTTGCAGTGGTTTTCTGGCTGCTTACTTTTATTTTATTGAAGGTGTACCGAAGCGCCAAAAACTCATAG